A genomic region of Lolium rigidum isolate FL_2022 unplaced genomic scaffold, APGP_CSIRO_Lrig_0.1 contig_30536_1, whole genome shotgun sequence contains the following coding sequences:
- the LOC124680906 gene encoding acidic endochitinase-like, with the protein MANRSPLLQLLVVVAVAAAQFLRAEAGGISIYWGQNGGEGTLAETCATGNYKFVNIAFLSAFGNGLSPVINLAGHCDPTNNGCASQSSDIKACQSSGVKVMLSIGGGAGDYYLNSSQDAKNVATYLWNNFLGGKSSSRPLGDAVLDGVDFDIEGGTPLHWDDLARYLKGYSNSGRRVYLTAAPQCPFPDAWVGGALNTGLFDYVWVQFYNNAPCQYSSGSTSSLADSWKQWLTIPAKKIFLGLPASPEAAGSGFIPTNDLKSDVLPLIKGAGKYGGIMLWSKYYDDQDGYSSSVKNDV; encoded by the coding sequence ATGGCTAATAGATCACCTCTGCTGCAACTGCTGGTGGTGGTAGCAGTGGCCGCTGCGCAGTTTCTCAGGGCGGAAGCCGGCGGCATTTCCATCTATTGGGGCCAGAATGGTGGCGAGGGCACATTGGCTGAGACCTGTGCCACCGGCAACTACAAGTTTGTCAACATTGCCTTCCTTTCCGCCTTCGGCAATGGCTTGTCGCCGGTCATCAACCTGGCAGGCCACTGCGACCCGACAAACAACGGTTGCGCCAGCCAGAGCTCCGACATCAAGGCGTGCCAGAGCAGCGGCGTCAAGGTCATGCTCTCTATCGGTGGTGGAGCAGGCGATTACTACCTCAACTCATCCCAGGATGCCAAGAATGTTGCCACATACCTCTGGAACAACTTCTTGGGAGGTAAGTCATCTTCGCGGCCTCTTGGTGACGCAGTTCTCGATGGCGTTGACTTTGACATTGAGGGAGGCACACCCCTGCATTGGGATGATCTTGCGAGATACCTGAAAGGGTATAGCAACTCCGGCAGGAGAGTGTACCTGACCGCCGCACCACAGTGCCCTTTCCCTGATGCTTGGGTAGGCGGCGCTCTCAACACTGGCCTCTTTGACTATGTATGGGTGCAGTTCTACAACAATGCTCCTTGCCAGTATAGTTCAGGTAGCACTTCCAGTCTTGCGGATTCATGGAAGCAGTGGTTGACAATTCCGGCAAAAAAGATCTTCCTCGGCCTCCCGGCCTCGCCCGAGGCGGCTGGGAGCGGGTTCATCCCAACTAATGATCTAAAATCAGATGTTCTCCCATTGATCAAGGGTGCAGGGAAGTATGGAGGGATCATGTTGTGGTCCAAGTACTATGATGACCAGGATGGCTACAGTTCTTCAGTGAAGAATGATGTTTGA
- the LOC124680905 gene encoding acidic endochitinase-like, giving the protein MANTASLLQLLVVVTVATAQILGSEAGGISIYWGQNSGEGTLADTCATGNYKFVNIAFLPVFGNGQSPVLNLAGHCDPTNGGCASQSSDIKACQSSGVKVMLSIGGGAGDYYLNSSQDAKNVATYLWNNFLGGKSSSRPLGDAILDGIDFDIEGGTPLHWDDLARYLKGYSNSGRRVYLTAAPQCPFPDAWVGGALNTGLFDYVWVQFYNNAPCQYSSGSTSSLEDSWKQWLTVPAKQIFLGLPASPQAAGSGFIPADDLKSDVLPLIKTSGKYGGIMLWSKYYDDQDGYSSSVKSDV; this is encoded by the coding sequence ATGGCTAACACAGCATCTCTGCTGCAACTGCTGGTCGTGGTGACAGTAGCCACTGCACAGATTCTCGGGTCGGAAGCCGGCGGCATTTCCATCTATTGGGGCCAGAATAGTGGCGAGGGCACACTCGCGGACACCTGTGCCACCGGCAATTATAAGTTTGTCAACATCGCCTTCCTTCCCGTCTTTGGCAATGGCCAGTCCCCAGTACTTAACCTGGCAGGCCATTGCGACCCGACCAACGGTGGTTGCGCCAGCCAGAGCTCCGACATCAAGGCGTGCCAGAGCAGTGGCGTCAAGGTCATGCTCTCAATCGGTGGTGGAGCAGGCGACTACTACCTCAACTCATCCCAGGATGCCAAGAATGTTGCGACATACCTGTGGAACAACTTCTTGGGAGGAAAGTCATCTTCGCGACCTCTCGGTGATGCAATCCTCGATGGAATCGACTTTGACATTGAGGGTGGCACACCTCTGCATTGGGATGATCTTGCGAGGTACCTGAAAGGGTATAGCAACTCCGGAAGGAGAGTGTACCTAACTGCCGCACCACAATGCCCTTTCCCTGATGCCTGGGTAGGCGGCGCCCTCAACACCGGCCTCTTTGACTATGTGTGGGTTCAATTCTACAACAACGCTCCCTGCCAATATAGTTCAGGAAGCACTTCAAGTCTTGAGGATTCATGGAAGCAGTGGTTGACAGTTCCAGCGAAGCAAATCTTCCTTGGTCTCCCGGCCTCGCCCCAGGCGGCTGGGAGCGGGTTCATCCCAGCTGATGATCTGAAGTCAGATGTTCTCCCATTGATCAAGACTTCAGGGAAGTAcggaggcatcatgttgtggtcgAAGTACTATGATGATCAGGATGGCTACAGCTCTTCGGTGAAGAGTGACGTTTGA
- the LOC124680908 gene encoding uncharacterized protein LOC124680908 — MGAKVEGEGYRTGHYAVGDLNAGANGWRSPYEEEEKTSEEQLCNGSMTTEAIGCTDYDREMFKRTMLAHEAVFRQQVYELHRVYRIQSDLMKHYRNKEMHACPRLGDASQRNSPPQVPLHGAKTAAAAAAAVNIEKSQSLKFLREGSVQSSPNGFPSSDAALHTKQAMFDLERGADNCFEDDNASDNKPIDFLGVSSDAKHQSDSAVTLAGAERFGRLGHNSSTSFLPTIGNLGGHHVADLNEPILGTSMGRPNGSVSGGPLYSLDNSWQQSAWRSSVTNNSFNKEYTIDKRTNEGTSSNFFDTSSRIKQEEKPFIDKGKHASNGGFVAPRYSDTDARATFNVADGRSANINQFMYQYPNSSTGWYSRSPLEGSALNMFSRHDHPHGSSPNTLVAPIPSPHIGHPSVASRVGSCIVDPRSYSNNAGFQSFPSFNGSSTVNSYACLGAANQSIGTFRCNPKGIDKSDGRYSGAPLDSSSASRPCQQATISSDLKQNKRQMFEHPARQCHDDPDFANGKGRNNFNLNEALSDGQEDIPVEQDRVYAGSLQHIEGEGSVSGISWLSKKASFGDSTGLEEPRKVFENSSLMEMKVNKGRSGAALAVSNLPDSASTSVGCGAKKDKTQESAACLPPSCQNLVPRDGQAAANKSGAAIVNFFDLNDDIPNEDNSESSIVSHECHATSLQNNHAKRAFVIDLEVPACEDAAATAAAEDIIALSMDVPTTDTPENMLQWFADLAVSSIDDDDLETFESLTLKLEETKAVVEFCSRPVAPAVENDEQTVSPVNLLTKPKRGGNQRKRRQKRDFQKDILPSISSLCRPEIIEDIQLLEGLVQTTGGSWESSFTRRRRSRGKKPKKKVEDTVEEEVEISPPPSKPDESGLEAEDRGMIGWGRTTRRCRRQRCPSGMTIAAAS, encoded by the exons ATGGGAGCAAAAGTAGAAGGCGAGGGCTACAGAACTGGGCATTATGCCGTGGGCGATCTCAACGCGGGCGCCAATGGCTGGAGGTCGccatacgaggaggaggagaagacatCAGAGGAGCAGTTGTGTAACGGCTCCATGACAACAGAGGCAATTGGTTGTACAGATTATGATAGAGAAATGTTCAAGCGCACAATGCTGGCTCATGAAGCTGTATTTAGACAGCAG GTGTATGAACTGCATCGGGTCTACAGAATACAGAGCGACCTGATGAAACATTATAGAAACAAAGAAATGCATGCGTGCCCAAGGCTGGGAGATGCATCACAGAGAAACTCACCGCCACAGGTTCCTCTGCACGGTGCGAAGACGGCCgctgcagcagctgctgctgtgAACATTGAAAAAAGCCAATCCTTGAAGTTTCTGAGGGAAGGCAGTGTCCAGTCCTCGCCAAATGGATTTCCCTCAAGTGATGCCGCTTTACACACCAAACAAGCCATGTTTGACCTTGAGCGCGGAGCTGATAATTGTTTTGAAGATGACAATGCATCGGATAATAAGCCTATAGATTTCCTTGGTGTATCATCAGATGCAAAACATCAGAGTGATTCTGCCGTCACATTAGCTGGGGCGGAACGCTTTGGGAGGTTGGGTCATAATAGTTCAACCTCTTTTTTGCCGACTATAGGTAATCTTGGAGGCCACCATGTCGCTGATCTGAATGAGCCGATTTTgggcacaagtatgggaagacCAAATGGGTCAGTATCTGGAGGTCCTTTATATTCCCTGGACAACTCTTGGCAGCAGTCGGCATGGAGATCAAGCGTCACTAACAACAGTTTCAATAAAGAATACACCATAGACAAGCGTACTAATGAAGGAACTAGCTCAAATTTCTTTGATACTAGTTCCAGGATAAAACAGGAGGAGAAACCATTCATTGATAAAG GGAAACATGCCAGCAACGGAGGTTTTGTTGCACCCAGATACAGCGACACAGATGCACGGGCAACCTTCAATGTTGCTGATGGGAGATCTGCAAACATTAACCAGTTTATGTACCAATATCCGAATAGCTCAACCGGATGGTATTCTAGAAGTCCTCTGGAAGGGTCTGCTCTCAATATGTTTTCTAGACATGACCATCCACATGGTTCAAGTCCTAATACACTGGTTGCTCCAATCCCTTCTCCGCACATAGGCCATCCTTCTGTTGCCTCTCGTGTCGGTTCTTGCATAGTAGACCCAAGGAGCTATAGCAACAATGCCGGTTTCCAATCATTTCCAAGTTTCAATGGATCTTCAACGGTAAATTCTTATGCATGCCTTGGTGCTGCGAACCAAAGCATTGGAACTTTCAGATGTAATCCAAAAGGAATCGATAAGTCAGATGGTAGGTATTCTGGCGCTCCACTTGATTCATCGTCTGCTTCACGACCATGTCAGCAGGCAACAATTTCAAGTGACTTGAAGCAAAATAAGAGGCAGATGTTTGAGCACCCTGCACGGCAGTGCCACGATGATCCTGACTTTGCAAATGGTAAGGGCAGAAATAACTTCAATTTGAATGAAGCACTTTCAGATGGTCAGGAAGATATTCCTGTAGAGCAAGACAGGGTATATGCTGGCAGTTTACAACATATTGAAGGTGAGGGATCAGTATCTGGGATCTCTTGGCTCAGTAAGAAAGCTTCATTTGGTGATTCCACAGGTTTGGAAGAGCCAAGGAAGGTGTTTGAGAATTCATCTCTAATGGAGATGAAAGTTAATAAAGGCAGATCGGGAGCAGCTCTGGCTGTTAGCAATTTGCCAGATTCTGCATCAACATCTGTAGGTTGCGGAGCTAAGAAGGATAAAACCCAGGAGAGTGCTGCATGTTTACCTCCTTCATGCCAGAACCTTGTGCCTAGAGATGGGCAAGCTGCTGCCAACAAAAGTGGTGCAGCCATCGTGAATTTCTTTGATCTGAATGATGATATACCAAATGAAGATAATTCAGAGTCATCCATAGTGTCACATGAATGCCATGCGACCTCATTACAGAACAACCATGCTAAGCGTGCGTTTGTGATCGACTTAGAAGTGCCAGCTTGTGAAGATGCTGCCGCTACAGCCGCAGCAGAGGACATCATTGCCTTGTCAATGGATGTGCCAACCACAGATACACCAGAAAATATGTTGCAGTGGTTTGCGGACCTCGCTGTATCAAGCATTGATGATGACGATTTAGAAACATTTGAATCGTTGACACTGAAGCTGGAAGAGACCAAGGCTGTTGTTGAGTTCTGCAGCAGGCCAGTGGCACCCGCAGTAGAAAACGATGAGCAAACCGTTTCACCCGTGAATCTCCTGACCAAGCCAAAGAGGGGAGGCAATCAAAGGAAGCGCCGGCAGAAGCGCGACTTTCAGAAAGATATCCTGCCCAGCATTTCATCATTGTGCCGTCCTGAAATCATCGAGGACATTCAGTTGCTAGAGGGGTTAGTTCAGACGACTGGTGGATCCTGGGAGTCAAGTTTCACTAGGCGTCGGCGGTCAAGGGGTAAAAAACCCAAGAAGAAGGTGGAAGATACCGTAGAAGAAGAGGTGGAGATCAGCCCTCCGCCCTCAAAACCTGATGAGTCGGGCTTAGAGGCTGAAGACAGGGGTATGATCGGGTGGGGAAGAACAACGAGGCGGTGTCGCAGGCAGCGATGCCCGTCGGGTATGACCATCGCTGCTGCATCCTGA